One window from the genome of Paraneptunicella aestuarii encodes:
- a CDS encoding NUDIX hydrolase, translated as MSEIKQLSSSVVYQNKWMTVHEDQIQRESGTKGIYGIVDKPDFAIIIPIIEDSLILVDQYRYPLQRRSLEFPQGASEDNPDISPEALATMELKEETGLIAGSMQHISKQALAVGFCTQYYNIFVATDLKAEEAAPEAEEEGLTVLKVKITDFEQMILRGDIVDATTCNAFGLAKLRGLI; from the coding sequence ATGTCTGAAATAAAGCAATTAAGCAGCAGCGTTGTATATCAGAACAAATGGATGACCGTTCACGAAGATCAGATCCAGCGAGAAAGCGGAACCAAAGGGATATACGGCATAGTAGACAAGCCGGATTTCGCGATTATCATTCCAATCATTGAAGACAGCCTGATATTAGTCGATCAGTATCGTTACCCTTTGCAAAGAAGAAGTCTGGAATTCCCACAAGGAGCCAGCGAAGACAACCCCGATATATCTCCTGAAGCCCTCGCCACAATGGAATTGAAAGAAGAAACCGGACTGATTGCAGGATCAATGCAACACATCAGCAAACAAGCCCTGGCCGTAGGCTTTTGCACTCAGTATTACAATATCTTTGTAGCGACAGATCTAAAAGCAGAAGAAGCTGCGCCGGAAGCCGAAGAAGAAGGATTAACGGTACTGAAAGTCAAAATTACCGATTTTGAACAAATGATATTAAGAGGCGATATTGTTGATGCTACTACGTGCAATGCTTTTGGGCTGGCTAAATTAAGAGGGCTAATCTGA
- a CDS encoding glycosyltransferase family 4 protein — MNKTINIIAGASTDSQGNAAHLIQHYINSALCEKNNILFITTHSSDSSLPGTIFRFNSGLTQLLWLGIRYQLGWLHLHLDLNFSFMRTKLIVTLAKQLGAQIILHLHNDAFADFYDAQSPKKQRKISRLFNQADKIIAASRQIARRIEVITGKQDNIQVLFNSVPHFNTPKPTPPVKPQSILFLNPITEYKTEYTAVFDLLVAFAQLLPEHPQATLKIGEMTKNEETEKLKVQINKLGVEKSITLLGKLTEEQKNYELAQADIFCLPVYKESSSTNLLKAMSAGKAIITTPVGYIPEIIFPDKNGLLFTSGDIASLHKCLSNLITDDKNKQALCKAAQRDFAEKLSESVMFKQLQTIYDSLGKHRE; from the coding sequence TTGAATAAAACCATCAACATTATTGCTGGCGCTTCAACAGATAGCCAGGGTAATGCCGCACACTTGATTCAACACTATATAAACTCTGCACTTTGTGAAAAAAACAATATTCTGTTTATTACCACACATTCCTCCGACAGCAGCCTACCTGGAACAATATTTCGATTTAATTCAGGGTTAACGCAATTACTCTGGCTAGGTATAAGATATCAACTTGGCTGGCTTCATCTTCATCTGGATTTGAATTTCAGTTTTATGCGCACAAAGCTGATTGTCACTCTTGCGAAGCAATTAGGAGCGCAAATAATATTGCATCTGCACAACGATGCATTTGCCGACTTTTATGATGCACAATCACCGAAGAAACAAAGAAAAATAAGCCGGCTTTTTAATCAGGCGGACAAGATAATCGCAGCTTCGAGACAAATAGCTCGCAGGATTGAAGTAATTACAGGCAAGCAAGACAATATACAAGTTCTGTTCAACTCTGTACCACATTTCAACACCCCAAAGCCGACTCCACCGGTAAAACCTCAAAGCATCTTATTCCTTAACCCTATTACAGAGTACAAAACAGAATACACAGCTGTTTTTGATCTTTTGGTCGCTTTCGCTCAATTGCTACCCGAACATCCACAAGCAACTCTGAAAATTGGTGAAATGACTAAAAACGAAGAAACTGAAAAACTAAAAGTACAAATCAATAAATTAGGTGTTGAAAAAAGCATCACTTTACTTGGGAAACTCACTGAAGAACAAAAAAATTACGAATTGGCACAAGCGGATATTTTCTGCCTTCCTGTATATAAGGAGAGCTCCTCAACCAACCTGCTCAAAGCAATGTCGGCAGGTAAAGCCATTATTACAACTCCAGTTGGATATATTCCAGAAATCATTTTCCCTGATAAAAATGGTCTTTTATTTACATCTGGAGATATTGCTTCACTTCATAAATGCCTGTCTAATTTAATAACTGACGATAAAAACAAACAAGCACTCTGTAAAGCAGCACAACGAGACTTTGCAGAAAAGCTCAGTGAATCAGTGATGTTTAAGCAGTTGCAGACAATATACGATTCATTAGGAAAACATCGCGAATAA
- the metK gene encoding methionine adenosyltransferase, translating to MAQQLFTSESVSEGHPDKIADQISDAVLDAILEQDPKARVACETYVKTGMVMVGGEVTTTAWVDIEELARKTVREIGYTHSDMGFDADSCAVLNTIGKQSPDINQGVDRSRPEEQGAGDQGLMFGYASNETDVLMPAPITYSHRLVKRQAEVRKDKTLPWLRPDAKSQVTFVYQDGKPVGIDAVVLSTQHEESVSLKDLQEAVMEEIIKPVLPADMLSASTKYFINPTGRFVIGGPMGDCGLTGRKIIVDTYGGMARHGGGAFSGKDPSKVDRSAAYAGRYVAKNIVAAGLADRCEIQVSYAIGVAEPTSISVETFGTSKLSNEALTDLVREHFDLRPYGLIKMLDLERPIYQPTAAYGHFGREEFPWERTDKADALASAAN from the coding sequence ATGGCTCAACAGCTTTTCACTTCAGAATCAGTATCTGAAGGTCATCCTGATAAAATTGCGGATCAAATTTCTGACGCGGTATTGGATGCAATTCTTGAACAAGATCCAAAAGCGCGTGTTGCGTGCGAAACTTATGTCAAAACCGGCATGGTCATGGTTGGCGGCGAAGTCACCACCACAGCTTGGGTAGACATTGAAGAATTAGCACGTAAAACTGTTCGTGAAATTGGCTATACCCACTCAGACATGGGTTTCGACGCTGATTCTTGCGCAGTATTAAACACTATCGGTAAACAATCTCCTGACATCAATCAGGGTGTTGACCGTTCTCGTCCAGAAGAGCAAGGCGCAGGCGACCAAGGTTTGATGTTCGGATATGCGAGCAACGAAACCGACGTACTTATGCCAGCTCCAATTACTTATTCTCACCGTTTGGTTAAGCGCCAGGCAGAAGTGCGTAAAGACAAAACCTTACCTTGGTTACGTCCAGACGCAAAAAGCCAGGTTACTTTCGTTTATCAAGACGGTAAGCCAGTAGGTATCGACGCAGTTGTATTGTCTACTCAGCACGAAGAATCAGTAAGCCTGAAAGACCTGCAAGAAGCAGTAATGGAAGAAATCATCAAGCCAGTATTGCCAGCAGACATGCTTTCAGCCAGCACTAAATACTTCATCAACCCAACTGGCCGTTTCGTAATCGGTGGCCCAATGGGTGACTGTGGTTTGACTGGTCGTAAAATCATCGTAGACACCTACGGCGGTATGGCTCGTCACGGTGGTGGTGCTTTCTCTGGTAAAGATCCATCTAAAGTTGACCGCTCAGCCGCTTACGCTGGCCGTTATGTAGCGAAAAATATCGTAGCTGCTGGCTTGGCAGACCGCTGTGAAATTCAGGTTTCTTACGCTATCGGCGTTGCCGAACCTACTTCTATCAGCGTTGAAACTTTCGGCACCAGCAAATTGAGCAACGAAGCCTTGACTGACCTGGTTCGTGAGCACTTTGATCTTCGCCCTTACGGCTTGATCAAAATGTTGGATTTGGAACGCCCCATTTACCAACCTACTGCTGCTTATGGTCACTTCGGTCGCGAAGAATTCCCTTGGGAAAGAACCGACAAAGCTGACGCATTGGCTTCAGCGGCTAACTAA
- the tkt gene encoding transketolase, whose protein sequence is MPTRKELANAIRALSMDAVQKAKSGHPGAPMGMADIAQVLWGDFLRHSPSNPDWANRDRFVLSNGHGSMLIYSLLHLTGYDLPISELENFRQLHSKTPGHPEYGYAPGVETTTGPLGQGISNAVGMAIAEKALAAQFNRPGHEIIDHYTYVFMGDGCLMEGISHETCSLAGTLGLGKLIAFWDDNGISIDGEVEGWFTDDTPARFRAYGWQVITGVDGHNPDQIKAAIEEARADSDRPTLICCKTIIGYGSPNKQGKEDCHGAPLGDDEVALARKQLGWNYPPFEIPEDIYSVWDAKVKGDEVELDWNQQFASYRQAHPELAKELQRRLSGKLPADWSEKSNAYIADLQANPANIASRKASQNSLEAFGPILPELMGGSADLAGSNLTIWSGSKGLTKEDANGNYIFYGVREFGMSAIMNGIALHGGFKPYGATFLMFMEYARNAVRMAALMKLPALFVYTHDSIGLGEDGPTHQPVEQIAALRMTPNLDNWRPCDQVESAVAWKYAIERSDGPSTLIFSRQNLAQQDRNAEQVANIAKGGYVLKDCDGQPDLILIATGSEVEIAVGAYNDLTAQGKKVRVVSMPSTDVFELQDKAYKDSVLPPSVTKRIAIEAGIRDFWFKYVGLDGAIVGMDSFGESAPAGDLFKHFGITKETVLTLAADLLA, encoded by the coding sequence ATGCCAACACGTAAAGAATTAGCCAATGCCATTCGTGCACTAAGTATGGATGCTGTTCAGAAGGCAAAATCAGGCCATCCAGGTGCCCCTATGGGTATGGCTGATATCGCTCAGGTGCTATGGGGAGACTTTTTAAGACATAGTCCAAGCAACCCTGATTGGGCTAACCGTGACCGCTTCGTGCTTTCCAATGGTCATGGTTCCATGTTGATTTATTCTTTACTGCATTTAACTGGCTACGATTTACCTATTTCTGAGCTGGAAAACTTCCGTCAATTGCATTCTAAAACTCCGGGTCATCCAGAATATGGCTATGCACCGGGTGTTGAGACTACCACCGGGCCATTAGGGCAGGGTATCAGTAACGCTGTGGGTATGGCGATCGCGGAAAAAGCACTGGCTGCACAATTTAACCGTCCGGGACATGAAATCATCGATCACTACACTTATGTGTTCATGGGTGATGGCTGTTTGATGGAAGGGATTTCTCATGAAACCTGTTCCTTGGCGGGTACGTTGGGCTTGGGCAAGCTGATTGCCTTCTGGGACGACAACGGTATTTCTATCGACGGTGAAGTGGAAGGCTGGTTTACCGATGACACACCTGCACGTTTCCGTGCTTATGGCTGGCAGGTTATTACGGGTGTTGATGGTCATAACCCTGATCAAATTAAAGCCGCGATTGAAGAAGCGCGTGCCGACAGCGACCGTCCTACATTAATTTGTTGTAAAACCATCATTGGTTACGGCTCACCGAACAAGCAAGGCAAAGAAGATTGTCACGGCGCGCCTTTAGGTGATGATGAAGTGGCCTTAGCCAGAAAACAATTAGGCTGGAATTATCCTCCATTTGAAATTCCAGAAGATATCTATTCAGTTTGGGATGCCAAAGTGAAAGGTGATGAAGTGGAGTTGGACTGGAACCAACAATTTGCTTCTTACCGTCAGGCGCATCCTGAGTTGGCGAAAGAGTTACAACGTCGCCTAAGTGGCAAGTTGCCAGCCGATTGGAGTGAAAAATCCAACGCCTATATCGCTGATTTGCAAGCTAACCCTGCCAATATTGCCAGCCGTAAAGCCAGCCAGAACAGTTTGGAAGCGTTTGGCCCGATATTGCCTGAATTAATGGGCGGCTCTGCCGATTTGGCCGGTTCTAACCTGACCATCTGGTCGGGCTCTAAAGGCTTAACTAAAGAAGACGCCAACGGTAACTATATTTTCTACGGTGTGCGTGAATTTGGTATGTCGGCGATTATGAATGGTATTGCCTTGCACGGTGGCTTCAAGCCTTACGGCGCGACCTTCCTGATGTTTATGGAATATGCGCGTAATGCTGTTCGCATGGCTGCGCTGATGAAATTGCCAGCCTTGTTTGTTTACACACACGATTCCATTGGATTGGGTGAAGATGGCCCAACTCACCAGCCGGTAGAACAAATTGCGGCATTGCGTATGACACCAAACCTGGATAACTGGCGTCCTTGTGATCAGGTTGAATCTGCGGTGGCGTGGAAATATGCCATTGAGCGTAGCGACGGCCCAAGCACATTAATTTTCAGTCGTCAGAATCTGGCACAGCAAGACCGTAACGCCGAGCAAGTGGCTAATATCGCCAAAGGTGGTTACGTGCTGAAAGATTGTGATGGTCAGCCGGACTTGATTTTGATTGCAACTGGCTCTGAAGTTGAGATTGCGGTTGGCGCATACAACGATTTGACGGCTCAAGGTAAGAAAGTGCGTGTTGTTTCTATGCCAAGCACCGATGTATTTGAGCTGCAAGACAAAGCCTACAAAGATTCCGTATTACCCCCTTCTGTTACCAAGCGTATCGCTATTGAAGCGGGTATTCGCGATTTCTGGTTCAAGTATGTTGGCTTGGATGGCGCTATTGTGGGTATGGACAGCTTTGGTGAGTCTGCTCCTGCGGGCGATTTGTTCAAGCATTTCGGTATTACCAAAGAGACTGTGCTAACGCTGGCAGCAGATTTGTTAGCATAA
- the epd gene encoding erythrose-4-phosphate dehydrogenase, giving the protein MIKVAINGFGRIGRSVVRALYESGRHEQIKVVAINELAAPEGIEHLLKYDTSHGRFMFPVSLDGQTLKVGNDNIRLTHHRSIDDLPWAEMEVDVVLECTGVYSSREDGERHIQSGAKKVLFSQPCQQDMDATVIYGINDKELLPEHRIVSNGSCTTNCIVPIIQVLDDAFGVRSGTITTIHSSMHDQQVIDAYHPDLRRTRAASQSIIPVDTKLAVGIQRILPKFAGRFEAIAVRVPTINVTAMDLSVSLHQDVTVAQVNKALQEARVGDLQGILDYTEEPLVSCDFNHDPHSCIVDGTQTRVSHGHLVKTLVWCDNEWGFANRMIDTTLAMGQ; this is encoded by the coding sequence ATGATCAAAGTTGCTATTAATGGCTTTGGGCGTATTGGGCGCAGTGTTGTGCGTGCGTTGTATGAGTCAGGCCGACACGAGCAAATCAAAGTAGTAGCCATTAATGAGCTCGCCGCTCCAGAAGGTATTGAACACCTTTTAAAATACGACACCAGCCACGGGCGCTTTATGTTTCCTGTGTCTTTGGATGGGCAAACCCTGAAAGTTGGGAATGACAACATTCGGCTGACCCATCATCGTTCTATCGACGATTTGCCTTGGGCGGAAATGGAAGTGGATGTGGTGTTGGAATGTACCGGTGTTTATTCCAGCCGGGAAGATGGCGAGCGTCATATTCAAAGCGGAGCAAAAAAGGTACTGTTTTCACAGCCTTGTCAGCAAGATATGGATGCCACTGTTATTTATGGCATCAATGATAAAGAGCTGCTGCCTGAACATCGAATCGTGTCTAACGGCTCTTGTACTACTAACTGCATTGTTCCCATTATTCAGGTGTTGGACGATGCGTTTGGTGTGCGTAGCGGTACGATTACTACCATTCATTCATCCATGCACGATCAGCAAGTCATTGACGCTTATCATCCTGATTTGCGTCGAACTCGTGCCGCGAGCCAGTCGATAATTCCGGTTGATACCAAGCTTGCCGTCGGTATTCAGCGCATTTTGCCCAAGTTCGCAGGGCGCTTTGAAGCGATTGCGGTGCGTGTACCGACTATCAACGTGACGGCAATGGATTTAAGTGTGTCGTTGCATCAGGATGTGACCGTGGCTCAGGTGAACAAAGCCTTGCAAGAAGCGCGTGTTGGCGATTTACAGGGGATTTTGGACTACACTGAAGAACCTTTGGTGTCGTGCGATTTTAACCATGATCCTCATTCCTGCATTGTCGATGGTACACAAACTCGTGTAAGCCATGGTCATTTGGTGAAAACCCTTGTGTGGTGTGACAACGAATGGGGCTTTGCCAATCGCATGATCGATACTACGCTTGCGATGGGGCAATAG
- a CDS encoding phosphoglycerate kinase encodes MPIIKMTDLDLSGKRVLIREDLNVPVKDGKVTSDARIRASLPTMKLALDAGAKVMVMSHLGRPTEGEYADEFSMQPVVDHLSGMLDCPVRLVKDYLGGVEVQPGELVVLENVRFNKGEKKDDEALSKQYAALCDVYVMDAFGTAHRAQASTHGAGKFAPVACAGPLLAAELEALGKALQEPARPLLAIVGGSKVSTKLTVLDSLSQKVNQLIVGGGIANTFIAAEGHSVGKSLYEEDLLPEARRLLDAAKSNGTEIPVPVDVVTGKAFSESATAELKAVDEVADDDMIFDIGPQTAAQLADMIKSAGTIVWNGPVGVFEFDQFGDGTKALAEAIANSNAFSIAGGGDTLAAVDKYNVADKISYISTGGGAFLEFLEGKELPAVAMLSARGEA; translated from the coding sequence ATGCCAATAATCAAAATGACTGATTTGGATTTATCCGGCAAACGAGTGCTGATCCGCGAAGATCTAAACGTGCCGGTGAAAGATGGCAAGGTAACGTCCGATGCACGTATTCGTGCGTCTTTGCCGACCATGAAATTGGCATTGGACGCAGGCGCAAAAGTGATGGTGATGTCACATTTAGGGCGTCCAACCGAAGGCGAATACGCCGATGAATTTTCCATGCAACCCGTCGTTGACCACTTGTCTGGCATGTTAGATTGCCCGGTCAGATTGGTTAAAGACTACCTGGGTGGTGTTGAGGTTCAGCCCGGTGAATTAGTGGTGTTGGAAAATGTTCGTTTTAACAAGGGCGAGAAGAAAGACGACGAAGCCTTGTCGAAACAATATGCAGCCCTTTGTGATGTTTACGTGATGGACGCCTTTGGCACAGCGCATCGTGCTCAAGCTTCTACTCATGGTGCAGGTAAATTTGCACCAGTTGCTTGTGCTGGCCCCTTGTTAGCGGCGGAATTAGAAGCCTTGGGTAAAGCCTTGCAAGAACCTGCCAGACCTCTACTGGCAATTGTTGGTGGTTCCAAGGTTTCCACCAAGTTGACTGTACTGGACAGCCTATCTCAAAAAGTAAACCAACTGATAGTGGGTGGCGGTATTGCGAATACCTTTATTGCCGCAGAAGGACATTCCGTTGGTAAATCTTTGTATGAAGAAGATTTGTTGCCGGAAGCGCGTCGTTTGCTGGATGCCGCAAAATCCAATGGTACTGAAATTCCGGTGCCAGTGGATGTGGTTACAGGCAAAGCGTTTTCAGAATCAGCGACGGCAGAATTGAAAGCGGTTGATGAGGTTGCTGACGACGACATGATTTTTGATATCGGTCCTCAAACCGCTGCGCAATTGGCCGACATGATTAAGTCAGCCGGTACTATTGTGTGGAATGGCCCTGTTGGGGTATTCGAGTTTGACCAGTTTGGTGATGGCACTAAAGCCTTGGCAGAAGCCATTGCTAACAGTAATGCTTTTTCCATCGCCGGTGGTGGCGACACATTAGCCGCCGTAGACAAGTACAATGTAGCCGATAAAATATCCTACATTTCTACCGGTGGTGGCGCTTTCCTGGAATTCCTGGAAGGTAAAGAACTACCTGCGGTTGCCATGCTAAGTGCGCGCGGTGAAGCGTAA